In a single window of the Arachis hypogaea cultivar Tifrunner chromosome 6, arahy.Tifrunner.gnm2.J5K5, whole genome shotgun sequence genome:
- the LOC112695733 gene encoding uncharacterized protein: MSIGLLKNVQGLLLKWLLVLFCLLFVIESGASDIGPQPPSLASDRPLLVDDHGSKHFSFHGTPVVAVSPANPPSYGPLMSTSHPPGSSHFSVPFKKKTELQPPISGFKDIAPVHSAGAATPSALAQPPLAPYVSNCCKQDMVLKRGSKSCQCVYPIKLDLLLLNVSQSRTWNDFLDELATHLGLRSTQIELINFYVIGLSTLNMSMDITPYKGIGFSASEAAKINSSLSMHKIQLDPKLVGDYKVINITWFQPPPPSPAPAFAASPVNTPLYHSPTAESSSSSNSGRHSNLFLILGIAIGLLFIAIISILVLCLCTLLPKAKEPPVESEKPRTESTVSAVGSLPHPSSTRFIAYEELKEATNNFEPASVLGEGGFGRVFKGVLNDGTAVAIKRLTSGGQQGDKEFLVEVEMLSRLHHRNLVKLVGYYSNRDSSQNLLCYELVPNGSLEAWLHGPLGINCPLDWDTRMKIALDAARGLCYLHEDSQPCVIHRDFKASNILLENNFHAKVADFGLAKQAPEGRANYLSTRVMGTFGYVAPEYAMTGHLLVKSDVYSYGVVLLELLTGRKPVDMSQPTGQENLVTWARPILRDKDRLEEIADPKLGGKYPKEDFVRVCTIAAACVAPEANQRPTMGEVVQSLKMVQRITEYQDSMIPSSNTRANLRQSSSTFEFDGTSSMFSSGPYSGLSAFENENVSRTAVFSEDLHEGR; the protein is encoded by the exons ATGTCTATCG GTTTATTGAAGAATGTTCAAGGCCTGTTGCTGAAATGGTTGCTCGTGTTATTCTGCTTGTTGTTTGTTATTGAGTCTGGTGCAAGTGATATAGGACCCCAACCCCCATCGTTAGCTTCAGACAGACCACTACTAGTAGATGACCACGGGTCAAAGCATTTCTCCTTTCATGGTACACCAGTTGTAGCAGTTTCACCAGCCAATCCTCCTTCATATGGTCCTTTAATGAGTACTAGTCATCCCCCTGGAAGTTCACATTTCTCCGTACCATTCAAGAAGAAGACTGAATTACAACCTCCGATTTCTGGATTTAAAGATATTGCTCCTGTACATTCTGCTGGAGCTGCAACACCTTCTGCTTTGGCTCAGCCACCATTGGCCCCTTATGTTTCCA ATTGTTGTAAACAAGACATGGTATTGAAACGAGGCAGTAAGAGTTGCCAGTGTGTCTATCCAATAAAGCTAGACCTTCTGCTTTTGAATGTTTCTCAAAGTCGTACTTGGAATGATTTTCTTGATGAGTTAGCTACTCATCTTGGGCTACGCAGCACCCAGATTGAGCTGATAAATTTCTATGTAATCGGTTTATCAACATTAAATATGTCAATGGATATTACACCATATAAAGGGATCGGTTTCTCTGCCAGCGAAGCAGCTAAGATAAACTCGTCACTTTCAATGCATAAGATTCAACTGGACCCTAAATTAGTGGGTGACTACAAAGTCATCAATATAACTTGGTTTCAACCACCGCCTCCTTCTCCAG CTCCTGCTTTTGCTGCATCACCTGTGAATACTCCTCTGTATCACTCACCTACTGCTGAATCATCAAGTTCATCAAATAGTGGAAGGCATTCAAATTTGTTTCTTATACTTGGAATTGCTATAGGCTTACTCTTCATTGCGATCATATCTATACTTGTACTTTGTTTATGTACATTGTTGCCGAAGGCAAAAGAACCTCCTGTTGAAAGTG AAAAGCCGAGGACAGAAAGTACTGTTTCAGCTGTGGGTTCGCTTCCCCATCCATCTAGCACAAGGTTTATTGCATATGAAGAACTTAAAGAGGCAACAAACAATTTTGAACCTGCAAGTGTACTTGGAGAAGGAGGGTTTGGTAGAGTTTTTAAAGGTGTCTTAAATGATGGTACTGCTGTAGCAATAAAGAGACTCACTAGTGGAGGGCAACAGGGTGACAAAGAGTTTCTTGTCGAGGTTGAGATGCTTAGCCGGTTGCATCATCGTAACCTTGTAAAACTAGTGGGATATTATAGCAATCGTGATTCATCTCAAAATCTACTTTGTTATGAGCTTGTCCCTAATGGAAGTTTGGAGGCCTGGCTTCATG GTCCCTTGGGAATCAATTGTCCTTTGGATTGGGACACCAGAATGAAGATTGCGCTCGATGCTGCAAGAGGACTTTGTTACCTCCATGAAGACTCACAACCCTGTGTGATACACAGAGACTTCAAGGCATCGAACATATTGCTTGAGAACAACTTTCATGCTAAAGTAGCAGATTTCGGTCTTGCTAAGCAAGCACCTGAAGGCAGAGCTAATTACTTGTCTACTCGTGTCATGGGAACTTTTGG GTATGTAGCTCCTGAGTATGCCATGACCGGGCACCTTCTTGTTAAAAGTGATGTCTATAGCTACGGGGTTGTCTTGCTGGAGCTGCTTACTGGAAGGAAACCTGTGGACATGTCGCAGCCAACTGGACAAGAGAACCTTGTAACTTGG GCTAGGCCAATCCTTAGAGACAAGGACAGGTTGGAAGAGATCGCTGATCCAAAACTTGGGGGAAAGTATCCAAAGGAAGATTTTGTACGTGTTTGCACCATTGCTGCTGCTTGTGTTGCTCCTGAAGCAAACCAACGACCAACAATGGGTGAAGTGGTGCAGTCACTTAAAATGGTGCAGCGCATCACAGAATACCAGGATTCCATGATACCCTCATCCAATACACGGGCAAACCTGAGACAGTCCTCTAGCACTTTTGAGTTTGATGGAACATCTTCAATGTTCTCTTCAGGTCCTTACTCTGGTCTAAGCGCCTTTGAGAACGAAAATGTTTCTAGGACTGCAGTTTTCTCTGAAGATCTTCATGAAGGACGATGA